The window GCCTCAGTGGCCAGTCTGGCACGTCAGCTCGGAGTCGCCAGGGCGACGATTAATAGTCGCCTGGAGCGGCTCGTGTCCTCTGGAACCATAATCGGCTTCACAGCACGAGTTCGCGACGAACTGGACCCTTTATCGATCCGTGCCATCACGTTAATTGCCGTAGAGGGCCGTTCCGCCGACAGAGTTATTCGCCAGCTTCGTGGTTTCCCAGAAATCCGGTCGCTGCACACC of the Paenarthrobacter sp. A20 genome contains:
- a CDS encoding Lrp/AsnC ligand binding domain-containing protein; the protein is MFKGSLTELDRQLLSALREDGRASVASLARQLGVARATINSRLERLVSSGTIIGFTARVRDELDPLSIRAITLIAVEGRSADRVIRQLRGFPEIRSLHTTNGAWDLVAEIRAESLTGFDQILGRIRGIEGIVNSETSLLLSSVLR